Proteins found in one Coffea eugenioides isolate CCC68of chromosome 5, Ceug_1.0, whole genome shotgun sequence genomic segment:
- the LOC113772298 gene encoding putative ribosome biogenesis protein C8F11.04 produces MAAMVPRERVVAAVNALQKWKEAQSASQKPQLLPEDDFIYLNLTLKKIPPKPRTNPFKIPLPKPLFDPDSELCLIIDDRPKSNLTSEAAKKIVKSQNLPVAKVLKLSKLKSNYKPFEAKRKLCDSYDLFLVDRRVVHLLPKLLGKFFFKKKKLPLPLDLSHKNWKEQIERAMGCGLLYMRTGTCCVMKVGKVSMENEEIVENVVQGINEVVKVVPKKWGGVRSLHLKFSDSLALPVYQALPDVKLKIDGVKKTEAVNDSEGGVVEVKEENSGGEVIMGRTKKKKGRIHEVRYMDVGVGVGELESEDDDDDEGKLKMFAAENVDSDGERDGDEGKKSDEEADEIFDSDDSGVKKRKKGKSVKGLQKKAGNIEKVAKSYSEKKEKKKSKLESRLRGSSISKKAKRIKSSV; encoded by the coding sequence ATGGCCGCCATGGTTCCCAGGGAAAGAGTGGTTGCAGCTGTGAACGCTTTACAGAAATGGAAGGAAGCCCAATCCGCCTCCCAAAAGCCTCAACTCCTCCCTGAAGACGACTTCATCTACCTCAACTTGACTCTCAAGAAAATCCCACCAAAACCTCGCACGAACCCCTTCAAAATCCCCCTACCAAAACCCCTATTTGATCCCGATTCCGAGCTTTGTCTCATAATTGATGATAGGCCCAAGTCAAATCTCACCTCGGAGGCTGCTAAAAAGATTGTTAAATCCCAGAATCTGCCTGTTGCCAAAGTCCTTAAACTATCCAAACTCAAGTCAAATTATAAACCCTTTGAGGCAAAAAGGAAACTTTGTGATTCCTATGATCTTTTTTTGGTTGATAGAAGGGTTGTTCATTTGCTTCCTAAGTTGCTTGGCAAGTTTTTtttcaagaagaagaaattgcCTTTACCATTGGATTTGAGTCATAAGAATTGGAAAGAGCAAATTGAGAGGGCTATGGGATGTGGGCTGTTGTATATGAGGACAGGAACTTGTTGTGTGATGAAAGTTGGGAAGGTTTCAATGGAGAATGAGGAGATAGTGGAAAATGTAGTGCAAGGGATTAATGAGGTTGTTAAAGTTGTGCCTAAGAAATGGGGTGGTGTAAGGAGTTTGCATTTGAAGTTTTCAGACTCGTTGGCATTGCCTGTTTATCAGGCATTGCCTGATGTGAAGTTGAAGATTGATGGGGTGAAGAAGACTGAGGCTGTGAATGACAGTGAAGGAGGCGTTGTGGAGGTGAAGGAGGAGAACAGTGGAGGTGAGGTGATAATGGGGAggacgaagaagaagaaagggaggaTTCACGAGGTCCGGTATATGGATGTTGGTGTAGGTGTAGGTGAATTGGAgagtgaggatgatgatgatgatgagggtAAACTAAAAATGTTTGCAGCAGAGAATGTGGATAGTGACGGTGAAAGAGATGGAGATGAGGGGAAGAAGAGTGATGAAGAGGCAGATGAGATTTTTGACAGTGATGATTCTGGGGTTAAGaagagaaagaagggaaaatcaGTGAAGGGGTTGCAGAAGAAAGCAGGAAATATCGAGAAGGTTGCCAAAAGTTACAgcgaaaagaaagagaagaaaaagagtaaACTTGAATCAAGGTTGAGGGGAAGTTCAATATCTAAGAAAGCTAAGAGAATCAAGAGTAGTGTTTGA